The following coding sequences lie in one Cronobacter universalis NCTC 9529 genomic window:
- a CDS encoding glycerophosphodiester phosphodiesterase, translated as MFNFHQASEGVVLANGHRGYSSRYPENTLLAFEGARLAGMSSIELDVHMTLDEKMVVTHDFRIDRVSDGSGYVANMTLGELRAYNFGVSALTEGTNAAIPVLDDIFDWAIRHDTGLVVEIKQRSRLDRFIERFTELVTTKTGIVGRIQLLGFNHVLLNQIKDRVPGLKIQTVSLERYKNQLEAILSSSADCVCLEYEHTHIDDLKAYKQAGLGVRLYLPPGKLGLDTLEYFRVKFGHDVRSEILFWMKEGLIDMVSHDDVLYVKRLIDDAGLKCA; from the coding sequence GTGTTCAACTTCCATCAGGCTAGTGAAGGTGTCGTGTTGGCGAACGGCCATCGCGGATACTCCAGCAGGTATCCTGAAAATACGTTATTGGCATTTGAAGGAGCTCGTCTGGCTGGTATGTCGAGCATTGAACTTGATGTGCACATGACCCTGGATGAGAAGATGGTGGTCACTCATGATTTCCGCATTGACAGAGTATCGGATGGCTCTGGTTATGTAGCAAATATGACGCTCGGCGAACTGAGGGCTTATAATTTTGGCGTCAGCGCGCTCACTGAAGGTACAAATGCCGCCATCCCGGTCCTGGATGACATCTTCGACTGGGCGATAAGGCACGATACGGGTCTTGTCGTGGAGATAAAACAGCGCAGTCGCCTCGACCGCTTTATTGAGAGATTCACTGAACTGGTTACCACCAAAACCGGCATAGTCGGAAGAATACAGTTACTCGGGTTTAACCATGTACTGCTTAATCAGATCAAGGACAGGGTTCCGGGACTGAAGATTCAGACAGTCTCACTTGAGCGATATAAAAATCAGCTTGAAGCGATTCTCAGTTCGAGCGCCGACTGTGTCTGTCTCGAATATGAACATACGCACATTGACGATCTGAAGGCGTATAAGCAGGCCGGGTTAGGTGTACGGCTTTATCTTCCACCGGGCAAGCTCGGTCTCGATACGCTGGAGTACTTCCGAGTTAAATTCGGGCATGATGTACGCAGCGAGATACTTTTCTGGATGAAAGAAGGCCTGATTGACATGGTCAGCCATGATGATGTCCTGTATGTCAAAAGACTCATAGATGACGCTGGGTTAAAATGCGCTTAA
- a CDS encoding ROK family transcriptional regulator — protein sequence MNLVSAPLELSATQRNLIDLIRNHGTVTRAELSRLSGLTPGAITQQCRELIFSGLIVEGEPVHDGKRGQPSLPLRLNPGGACSVGVSFSPGFIDIAVVDLSGKPLIQVSEKHTENREITLTVNQVIHMVAGALKKKRLSNSRILGIGYAVPGFLKKDGRKRQTVAWLDTWREVDLQTVFSAALPYPTWVENIVNASAIAEYYSGNHSNISDLVLIDLGYGIAAGIIADSKLLSGGFSNAGELGMSFPLDLPRPSYKDLLITLEKAGLNPGDLDSLYDSGNTVIECWIARVCDQLEPIIFSCIQWLDPEVITLGGAMPKQIVGRLVKELNKRVRGKLEPLRPSAQIEASAFSKEGASRGAAMLPLYYTLNIKK from the coding sequence ATGAATTTAGTCAGTGCACCTTTAGAACTGAGCGCTACACAGCGTAACCTGATCGACCTTATCAGAAATCACGGTACCGTTACACGGGCCGAACTCAGTCGCCTTTCAGGTCTTACGCCGGGAGCCATAACACAGCAATGTCGTGAACTGATTTTTTCCGGGCTGATTGTTGAAGGTGAGCCTGTGCACGATGGCAAGCGTGGCCAGCCTTCGTTACCCCTGCGCCTGAATCCAGGAGGGGCCTGCTCTGTAGGTGTTTCCTTCAGTCCTGGGTTTATTGACATTGCTGTCGTTGACTTAAGCGGAAAACCGCTCATACAGGTGTCAGAAAAACATACTGAAAATCGTGAAATAACCCTTACGGTCAATCAGGTTATACATATGGTTGCCGGTGCACTTAAAAAGAAACGTTTAAGTAACTCAAGGATACTGGGAATTGGATATGCCGTTCCCGGATTCCTGAAAAAAGACGGACGTAAAAGACAAACGGTAGCATGGCTTGATACCTGGAGGGAGGTTGACCTTCAGACGGTGTTTTCCGCAGCGTTACCGTACCCGACCTGGGTGGAAAACATCGTAAATGCTTCTGCTATTGCCGAGTATTACTCGGGTAATCACAGCAATATTTCTGATCTGGTCCTCATCGATCTGGGATATGGGATTGCTGCAGGCATTATTGCTGACAGCAAACTGTTGAGTGGGGGATTTTCGAATGCCGGAGAGTTGGGAATGAGTTTCCCTCTCGATCTGCCAAGGCCTTCTTATAAAGATTTGCTTATCACTCTTGAGAAGGCCGGTCTTAACCCCGGAGATCTTGATAGTCTTTATGACAGCGGAAATACAGTTATTGAGTGCTGGATAGCGCGGGTCTGTGATCAACTGGAACCCATTATATTCAGTTGTATCCAGTGGCTTGATCCTGAAGTTATCACGCTAGGCGGCGCCATGCCCAAACAAATCGTCGGTCGCTTGGTAAAGGAACTCAACAAAAGGGTAAGAGGAAAACTGGAGCCGTTACGGCCATCAGCACAAATCGAAGCTTCTGCTTTCAGTAAAGAGGGTGCTTCACGTGGTGCAGCAATGCTGCCGTTATATTACACACTTAATATTAAAAAATAG
- a CDS encoding DUF1868 domain-containing protein: MSRDVVSYAPDVGRKFSSSGCPLPFPGNTFLGHLEQQGGGFDTFDTILNVYRVLPKSRFFRKLAVLPTSSYHITLFVGVNEYDRRSGPWPVGISRKESMESLNTSFLKKLKLRQPDMSAPFEFIVDLDAPLPGENDNLFIPLKPASQEIYTRLQNLRDELSDITGIRRDDHSSYQYHITLGYLVATLDEVQLTEYRAKNREWREMIAKAGKITIKKFYFCILQDMYSFRSICVI; this comes from the coding sequence ATGTCACGTGATGTTGTGAGTTACGCACCCGATGTGGGAAGAAAATTTTCATCTTCGGGGTGTCCTTTACCTTTCCCGGGTAATACATTTCTGGGGCACCTTGAACAGCAGGGGGGAGGATTTGATACTTTTGACACTATTCTTAATGTATACAGAGTCCTTCCGAAAAGCAGATTTTTCAGGAAATTGGCGGTTCTCCCCACCAGCAGTTACCACATTACGCTTTTTGTTGGTGTAAACGAGTACGATCGTCGTTCAGGTCCATGGCCTGTCGGTATATCACGTAAGGAGTCGATGGAAAGCCTGAATACATCTTTTTTGAAGAAGCTTAAATTACGTCAGCCAGATATGTCAGCGCCCTTTGAATTTATTGTCGATTTAGATGCTCCATTGCCGGGAGAGAACGATAATCTTTTTATTCCACTTAAACCTGCCAGTCAGGAAATATATACCAGGCTACAAAATTTAAGGGATGAATTGTCAGATATAACGGGTATTCGTCGCGACGATCATAGTAGTTATCAGTACCACATTACCCTGGGGTATCTAGTGGCAACTCTTGATGAAGTGCAACTAACGGAATACAGAGCCAAAAACAGGGAGTGGAGAGAAATGATAGCGAAGGCCGGTAAAATTACCATTAAGAAATTTTATTTTTGCATTTTACAGGATATGTATTCATTCCGGAGCATTTGCGTAATCTAG
- a CDS encoding KTSC domain-containing protein: MNRHEVRSTLFRSAGYDATTGVLELEYRNGACRRWLAVPAKVYQAFCAAADSDTFFKTRIDGRYLSDAR, from the coding sequence ATGAACAGACATGAAGTGAGATCCACGCTTTTCAGAAGTGCGGGATATGATGCGACTACAGGTGTGCTGGAACTGGAGTACCGGAACGGCGCGTGCAGGCGCTGGCTTGCCGTGCCGGCAAAAGTTTACCAGGCGTTCTGTGCGGCCGCAGACAGCGACACTTTTTTCAAAACCCGTATCGATGGTCGCTACCTATCTGATGCACGGTGA
- a CDS encoding oligosaccharide flippase family protein: MLTKTQNNFLWMITEKSIGVVGLFFINALVAKYLGPAVIGQMAIATAIFQIVQVAGVFGSDSIFYKRISTNLKSGIELMMPVFLLRSAIFIFFASACMMFLNAKMDLTGMILALSICLAYYFYTIDTYTSFNESLLNSRINALANVTGLIAGLVARALMVKYKAPIILFGLPLVIISAIPYFLKLYLFRKQYENKGTMKHKALRKRFFHLSCAGSILVIPSVIASIYPRLNIMVISFLYGNHDVGIYSVSQTLATSWSFILLSLLTSCLPSIFQDKNYPKIINLGARLHLNIILLSIPVMLLMTPLISFLIVYIYGGSYKGSITPCILLCFATVLSTLGMASSKIIIKLSGYRFLLYKTICILFLSLVLSYLFSLRYGLIGAASAVIITEVCSLTVINYLFMQGFILSVHIEMLKMIYERIRNFSGVVRLDKSN, encoded by the coding sequence GTGTTGACTAAAACTCAAAACAATTTTTTGTGGATGATTACAGAGAAATCAATCGGCGTAGTAGGTCTTTTCTTTATAAACGCTTTAGTCGCTAAATACCTGGGGCCTGCTGTTATTGGGCAAATGGCAATCGCTACTGCTATTTTTCAAATTGTTCAGGTTGCCGGCGTGTTTGGTAGCGATAGTATCTTCTATAAAAGAATAAGTACAAATTTAAAAAGCGGCATTGAATTAATGATGCCTGTATTTTTATTGAGAAGTGCGATATTTATCTTTTTTGCAAGCGCCTGTATGATGTTTTTGAATGCGAAGATGGATTTAACAGGGATGATATTAGCACTGTCAATATGTCTGGCTTACTATTTTTACACCATTGACACGTATACAAGTTTTAATGAGTCATTGTTGAATTCAAGAATAAATGCCCTTGCAAACGTAACTGGCCTTATTGCTGGTTTGGTAGCAAGGGCATTAATGGTTAAATATAAAGCACCGATTATACTTTTTGGATTGCCTCTTGTAATAATAAGTGCCATCCCTTATTTTCTGAAGTTGTATTTATTTCGAAAGCAATATGAAAATAAAGGAACAATGAAACATAAAGCTTTAAGGAAAAGATTTTTTCATCTGAGTTGTGCTGGAAGCATTCTCGTTATTCCTTCTGTCATTGCATCGATCTATCCGAGATTAAATATAATGGTAATTTCATTTCTGTATGGTAATCATGATGTCGGGATCTATTCAGTTTCCCAAACTCTTGCTACGAGTTGGAGTTTCATTTTATTATCGTTATTAACTTCTTGCCTTCCATCGATATTCCAGGATAAAAATTATCCGAAAATAATTAACCTGGGTGCCAGGTTACATCTGAATATCATTTTATTGTCGATTCCAGTAATGTTACTAATGACACCTTTGATAAGCTTTCTAATTGTTTACATATACGGAGGATCGTATAAAGGGTCGATAACTCCCTGCATTTTATTATGTTTCGCAACAGTATTGTCGACACTTGGTATGGCTTCATCGAAAATAATAATTAAGCTTTCGGGATATAGATTTCTACTATATAAAACTATATGCATATTATTTTTGAGTCTGGTTCTTTCCTATTTGTTTTCTCTCAGGTACGGATTGATTGGCGCTGCCTCAGCGGTTATCATCACTGAAGTTTGCTCTCTGACTGTTATTAACTATCTGTTCATGCAAGGCTTTATATTGTCAGTGCATATTGAGATGTTAAAAATGATATACGAACGCATACGAAATTTTTCTGGAGTAGTCAGATTAGATAAATCAAATTAA
- a CDS encoding LysR family transcriptional regulator codes for MALTAETSELIAFTKTVDAKSLSRAAAELGIPRATLSRRIAQLEKKLDARLLLRTTRSLALTDLGIIFYKEAIIALEAIRQAEQSVSRIEGGLRGDLRVSLPPGMKKSFREMLCEFIAQHPLLRVHVHTSSHHIDFRSGGFDVALRASSQMQPGLIARTLFRDPVIAVASPDYLSKMGVPVTLNDLSDHQCLMGFARGELPDMYWPLISGDRVKVDGAFFADDISLLCEAAINSRGIALLPEELIREHLQQGALVPVLRETIGTEMQIAVVYPDRHFLLPQVRAFIDAVVGWVASERAQQQRIG; via the coding sequence ATGGCGCTTACTGCAGAAACCTCCGAGCTCATTGCGTTTACGAAAACCGTCGACGCGAAGTCGCTTTCCCGTGCCGCCGCTGAACTGGGCATTCCCCGGGCAACGCTGAGTCGTCGGATTGCGCAGCTTGAAAAAAAACTGGATGCACGTCTGCTCCTGCGGACAACGCGGAGTCTGGCGCTGACGGATCTGGGCATCATCTTTTATAAAGAGGCTATCATCGCGCTTGAGGCGATAAGGCAGGCAGAGCAGAGCGTGTCCAGAATCGAAGGGGGTTTACGGGGCGACTTACGCGTATCGCTTCCTCCCGGTATGAAAAAAAGCTTCCGGGAAATGCTGTGTGAATTTATCGCGCAGCATCCTTTGCTGCGCGTCCATGTTCACACCTCCAGTCATCATATCGATTTCCGAAGCGGAGGATTTGACGTTGCACTGAGAGCCAGTAGCCAAATGCAGCCTGGTTTGATTGCCCGCACGCTGTTTCGCGACCCGGTTATTGCCGTCGCCTCGCCGGATTATCTTTCAAAGATGGGGGTTCCTGTCACCCTGAATGACCTCAGCGATCATCAATGCCTGATGGGATTCGCCCGTGGAGAGCTGCCCGATATGTACTGGCCTCTCATTTCCGGAGACCGGGTAAAGGTGGACGGCGCCTTTTTCGCGGACGATATCTCCCTGCTTTGTGAGGCTGCCATTAATAGCCGCGGCATTGCGCTTTTGCCTGAAGAGTTGATTCGTGAACACCTGCAGCAGGGCGCTCTTGTCCCGGTCCTGCGGGAGACCATAGGGACTGAAATGCAGATTGCCGTGGTTTACCCGGATCGCCACTTTTTATTGCCGCAGGTACGCGCTTTTATCGATGCGGTCGTTGGCTGGGTGGCTTCAGAGCGTGCGCAGCAGCAGCGTATTGGTTAG
- a CDS encoding NmrA/HSCARG family protein, whose product MAEEKKIIAVFGATGHQGKGVVQALKAASEFRVRALSRKPQTYTGEADEALYADLEKPETLNDALKGVYGVFLVTDYWQQGTDEKKQATSAIEAAKSAGVKHFIWSTLPDIESVTQGEFKLPQFTNKARIDSLVKAADFTYYTFVVPPAYYQNFTGPFGPQKQQDGTYGWILPINPDVRCIHMGDINELGKIVAGAFANPDIAGQGAYLPLVGDFLSFSEIVETLNRHGHRVTFKQVPRDVYAGFFPGAEALGDTLAYYEKYTYLGPGSHDAAIALANRVADFHPATFESWARENFILNMK is encoded by the coding sequence ATGGCAGAAGAAAAGAAAATCATTGCAGTGTTTGGCGCAACCGGTCATCAGGGAAAAGGCGTGGTGCAGGCGCTAAAAGCCGCCAGTGAGTTCAGGGTGCGGGCGTTGTCCCGTAAGCCGCAGACTTATACCGGAGAGGCTGATGAAGCCCTGTATGCGGATCTTGAAAAGCCTGAAACGCTCAACGACGCCTTGAAAGGCGTATACGGCGTATTTCTGGTGACTGATTACTGGCAGCAGGGCACAGATGAGAAGAAGCAGGCAACATCAGCGATCGAAGCCGCAAAATCGGCTGGAGTGAAACATTTTATCTGGTCCACGCTTCCCGACATTGAATCTGTTACTCAGGGGGAATTCAAACTCCCGCAGTTTACCAATAAAGCCAGAATCGACAGTCTGGTAAAAGCGGCGGATTTCACTTATTACACCTTTGTCGTGCCACCAGCCTATTATCAGAACTTCACAGGCCCCTTTGGCCCACAAAAACAACAGGATGGTACCTATGGATGGATTCTGCCGATTAACCCTGACGTTCGCTGCATTCATATGGGCGATATAAACGAGCTTGGCAAAATTGTGGCCGGTGCGTTTGCAAATCCTGATATCGCCGGGCAGGGCGCTTACCTGCCGCTTGTCGGCGATTTCCTGAGCTTCAGTGAGATTGTAGAAACGCTAAACCGGCATGGACACCGCGTCACCTTTAAACAGGTTCCACGGGACGTCTATGCGGGTTTTTTTCCTGGCGCTGAAGCGCTGGGCGATACGCTGGCCTATTACGAGAAATATACCTATCTGGGGCCGGGTTCGCACGACGCTGCCATTGCCCTGGCAAACAGAGTCGCAGACTTTCATCCGGCCACGTTTGAATCCTGGGCCAGAGAAAACTTTATCCTTAACATGAAATAG
- a CDS encoding VOC family protein encodes MLMYTTIGTNHLDRMTAFYDAIFDVLGIPRIPSWTEGWATWGEPLGEGFSFCICPPFNKKPATAGNGTMFSFKASSAEEVRKFHAAGLRNGGTDEGKPGVREAYGPDFYVAYLRDPDGHKLACVCYPFSPESDKPAQQ; translated from the coding sequence ATGTTGATGTACACGACGATAGGGACAAACCACCTGGATCGTATGACGGCGTTTTATGATGCCATCTTTGACGTACTGGGAATCCCACGGATCCCCTCATGGACTGAAGGCTGGGCGACGTGGGGAGAGCCATTAGGTGAGGGCTTCAGTTTTTGCATCTGTCCGCCGTTTAACAAGAAACCGGCAACGGCCGGGAACGGCACGATGTTTTCCTTCAAAGCCAGCAGCGCGGAAGAGGTGAGAAAATTCCATGCGGCAGGTCTGCGCAATGGCGGAACGGATGAAGGAAAGCCCGGCGTCAGAGAGGCGTATGGCCCGGATTTTTACGTGGCTTATCTTCGTGACCCGGATGGACATAAGCTGGCGTGCGTTTGCTATCCCTTCAGCCCGGAAAGTGATAAACCCGCGCAACAGTGA
- a CDS encoding LysR family transcriptional regulator — translation MTGRKIASGNATGAGLDIHALRIFVAVAEAGSFVAGGKAMGLTRSAAGKALARLEAYLETRLFQRTTRSLSLTTEGHEFYHRCCQILEDLEEAESSIRQNAPLPKGILRLTVSEGYGKMIVLPFIREFLQASPGVSIEVSFSDRVVDLVEEGFDLALRVGNGATSYQYITQVIDRTRPLLLASPDYLRQCGEPASLEELKNHRRLVYGLGAASTAWTLVDAQQEQITLNGRHHVRFDSGDAIRTAAIMGLGIGFLPTFMVESDLLAGRLVHVLPETLGEEAAIHAIYPNRRHLPVRVRAFIEGLKCFLRDS, via the coding sequence ATGACAGGCAGAAAAATCGCTTCGGGAAACGCAACCGGGGCCGGGCTGGACATTCATGCATTACGTATCTTCGTTGCGGTGGCGGAAGCCGGGAGTTTCGTCGCGGGCGGTAAGGCAATGGGGCTGACGCGTTCTGCGGCAGGCAAAGCGCTGGCGCGTCTGGAAGCTTACCTGGAGACGCGGCTTTTTCAGCGTACCACCCGCAGCCTGTCTCTCACGACGGAGGGACACGAGTTTTATCACCGCTGCTGTCAGATTCTGGAAGACCTGGAAGAAGCCGAATCCAGTATCCGTCAGAACGCGCCGCTACCAAAAGGCATCCTCCGACTGACTGTCTCAGAAGGTTACGGCAAAATGATTGTGCTGCCGTTTATCCGTGAATTTTTACAGGCTTCGCCGGGGGTCAGTATCGAGGTCAGCTTCAGCGATCGGGTGGTGGATCTTGTCGAAGAAGGGTTCGATCTTGCGCTTCGTGTGGGCAATGGCGCTACCAGCTATCAGTACATAACGCAGGTGATAGACCGGACAAGGCCACTGCTTCTGGCGTCGCCGGATTATCTGCGTCAGTGTGGAGAACCGGCATCGCTTGAGGAACTGAAAAACCATCGCCGCCTGGTTTATGGACTGGGAGCGGCATCCACGGCATGGACTCTGGTTGATGCGCAGCAGGAGCAAATCACGCTGAACGGCCGCCACCACGTCAGATTTGACAGTGGCGACGCTATTCGCACCGCGGCGATAATGGGTCTGGGTATCGGCTTTTTACCCACGTTTATGGTGGAAAGCGATCTTCTGGCAGGCCGCCTTGTACATGTGCTTCCCGAAACACTGGGCGAAGAGGCTGCCATCCACGCCATTTACCCCAACCGCAGACATCTTCCTGTTCGGGTCCGGGCTTTTATTGAGGGGCTTAAATGTTTTCTGCGTGATTCATAA
- a CDS encoding alpha/beta hydrolase has product MLPNNAQEILNKWIHVAGPVVEKLYGQSDACWPEVRARYMQGLEKIFPAIDGVSYSTVTLKNVPAMLSEPHEQAENRVVLYLHGGGYVHGGVEAYRGLTGRIAGGLKARVYTPDYRQAPEFPFPAPVDDAFLAYRALLDSGIQPEDLVLVGDSAGGAMVVTIMRRARDAGLPLPAGGVAISPWADLTHRGLSATTRDGIDPLCRVDFLNALARCFLAGELPTHPDASPVYANVHGLAPILIQIGENEVMLSGAIRLASNLGEARVRTTLEVWPGMFHVWHLLAGNLPQADRALRNALRFLEDAFISAKDAAKQD; this is encoded by the coding sequence ATGCTCCCGAACAATGCCCAGGAGATCCTGAATAAATGGATCCATGTCGCCGGTCCCGTGGTAGAGAAATTGTATGGTCAGTCAGACGCGTGCTGGCCTGAGGTGCGCGCTCGCTATATGCAGGGGCTTGAAAAAATCTTTCCTGCAATCGACGGGGTGTCTTACAGCACCGTTACGTTAAAAAACGTACCGGCGATGCTCAGCGAGCCGCATGAACAGGCAGAAAACCGGGTGGTGCTTTACCTTCACGGCGGCGGTTATGTCCACGGCGGTGTCGAGGCATACCGTGGCCTTACTGGCCGCATCGCTGGCGGGCTGAAGGCCCGGGTTTACACGCCAGACTACCGGCAGGCGCCTGAATTTCCCTTCCCTGCGCCCGTTGACGATGCCTTTCTCGCGTATCGGGCCCTGCTTGATAGCGGCATCCAGCCTGAAGACCTCGTGCTGGTGGGCGATTCAGCGGGGGGAGCGATGGTGGTGACGATAATGCGCAGGGCCCGTGACGCGGGGCTGCCGCTGCCGGCGGGCGGGGTGGCGATCTCACCCTGGGCCGATCTTACCCATCGCGGTTTATCGGCGACCACGCGTGATGGGATCGATCCGCTCTGTCGCGTCGATTTTCTCAATGCGCTGGCACGATGCTTTCTGGCAGGCGAGCTGCCCACCCATCCTGATGCTTCCCCGGTTTACGCGAATGTTCACGGGCTTGCGCCGATCCTTATCCAGATCGGTGAGAATGAAGTCATGCTGAGTGGCGCTATCAGGCTTGCTTCAAATCTGGGGGAGGCGCGCGTGCGCACCACGCTCGAAGTCTGGCCCGGGATGTTCCATGTCTGGCATCTTCTGGCGGGTAACCTGCCGCAAGCCGATCGGGCGCTGCGTAACGCGCTTCGTTTTCTTGAGGACGCTTTTATTAGTGCGAAGGACGCGGCGAAACAAGATTAA
- the chrA gene encoding chromate efflux transporter: MKHDMRSDQSPLAVFLIFLRLGLTSFGGPIAHLGYFRHEFVARRKWISDQHYSDLVALCQFLPGPASSQVGIALGLSRAGYAGALAAWAGFTLPSAILLILFALGLSGSGGIVPSGALHGLKVVAVAVVAQAVWGMARTLCPDATRVTIMATAACVLLLFPAAVSQLAVIGAAALAGLYVCKPAADEKSEALTVSPGLRSGAVWLVLFVILLAGLPLLAAFCPHPALAMVNAFYRTGSLVFGGGHVVLPLLQADVVPNGWVSNDTFLAGYGAAQAVPGPLFTFAAFLGASMNPSPSGWEGGLLCLLAIFAPSFLLVAGALPFWERVKGDVRMRAALAGINAAVVGLLLAALYNPVWTSAIHTPQDVCVALVALVALIFWKLPPWLVVVCCGVAGALM; encoded by the coding sequence ATGAAACATGACATGCGTTCTGACCAGTCGCCTTTGGCCGTCTTTTTGATATTCCTGCGGCTTGGCCTGACATCCTTTGGCGGGCCGATTGCGCATCTGGGGTATTTTCGGCATGAGTTTGTGGCGCGGCGCAAATGGATAAGCGATCAACACTATTCAGACCTTGTGGCGCTCTGCCAGTTTCTGCCAGGCCCGGCAAGCAGTCAGGTGGGCATCGCGCTGGGCCTGTCGCGGGCTGGCTATGCCGGGGCGCTGGCCGCCTGGGCAGGCTTTACGCTGCCGTCTGCGATTTTACTTATCCTTTTTGCCCTGGGCCTTTCAGGCTCCGGCGGCATCGTGCCTTCCGGCGCGCTGCACGGTCTTAAAGTGGTCGCCGTAGCCGTGGTCGCCCAGGCCGTATGGGGGATGGCGCGAACGCTCTGCCCGGATGCCACGCGTGTGACCATAATGGCCACGGCGGCCTGCGTTCTCCTGCTTTTCCCTGCGGCGGTGAGCCAGCTGGCGGTAATTGGCGCGGCGGCCCTCGCCGGGCTGTATGTTTGCAAACCTGCTGCGGACGAAAAATCTGAGGCCCTGACGGTCTCACCAGGGCTTCGCTCCGGCGCTGTCTGGCTGGTGCTGTTTGTGATACTTCTCGCGGGATTACCCCTGCTGGCCGCCTTCTGTCCCCATCCTGCGCTCGCGATGGTGAACGCCTTCTACCGGACAGGTTCACTGGTTTTCGGTGGCGGTCATGTAGTGTTGCCGTTACTCCAGGCAGACGTCGTACCGAACGGCTGGGTCAGCAATGACACGTTCCTGGCGGGTTATGGCGCCGCCCAGGCCGTGCCCGGCCCGCTGTTTACCTTCGCGGCTTTTCTTGGCGCCTCGATGAACCCTTCCCCTTCGGGCTGGGAGGGCGGCCTGCTATGCCTGTTGGCCATCTTCGCGCCTTCTTTTCTGCTGGTGGCCGGCGCGCTGCCGTTCTGGGAACGCGTAAAAGGCGACGTGCGGATGCGGGCCGCGCTGGCCGGTATTAATGCGGCGGTGGTGGGATTACTGCTGGCGGCGCTTTATAACCCCGTCTGGACCAGCGCAATCCATACCCCGCAAGACGTTTGCGTTGCCCTGGTGGCGCTGGTGGCGCTCATCTTCTGGAAACTGCCGCCCTGGCTGGTGGTGGTGTGTTGTGGCGTGGCAGGCGCGTTAATGTAA
- a CDS encoding phosphotransferase family protein: MSDDLSRMGEARVVATLDETGRQVIEKCPVGDVEYHFYHHAARQLAGAGVETPALLAASPALRKLTLESIPYPVDQETAAADSALDMLSRLHCYPADPGWRYHEHGWSDAALETSLALLALPETAARQLRFFHRHSEGLFYQDCLISGDSNAGNWGKRENGDLVLFDWERFGRGSPAIDLAPLIKGMGTRRAFVELAERYNRFASRYNVNELARDIALAKAWIVTEVVILLHARQKAALPRYLNWYRENLPDWLTGTINMV, translated from the coding sequence ATGTCTGATGATTTATCCAGAATGGGCGAAGCCCGCGTCGTCGCGACGCTGGATGAGACAGGCCGCCAGGTTATCGAGAAATGCCCTGTCGGCGATGTCGAATACCATTTTTATCATCACGCCGCCCGGCAACTCGCCGGGGCGGGAGTGGAGACGCCCGCCCTGTTAGCCGCAAGCCCGGCGCTCCGAAAACTGACGCTTGAATCGATTCCCTACCCTGTTGACCAGGAAACGGCGGCAGCCGACAGCGCACTCGACATGCTTTCGCGCTTACATTGTTACCCTGCGGATCCCGGCTGGCGCTATCACGAGCATGGCTGGTCAGACGCTGCGCTTGAAACATCGCTGGCGCTCCTGGCATTACCTGAGACAGCCGCCCGGCAATTACGCTTTTTTCACCGCCACAGTGAGGGTCTGTTTTATCAGGATTGCCTGATTTCTGGCGACAGCAATGCGGGCAACTGGGGAAAAAGAGAGAACGGCGATCTGGTGCTGTTCGACTGGGAAAGGTTCGGACGAGGAAGCCCGGCGATTGACCTGGCGCCGCTGATTAAAGGCATGGGCACGCGGCGGGCGTTTGTTGAACTGGCGGAGCGTTACAATCGCTTCGCTTCTCGCTATAACGTCAATGAGCTGGCGCGCGATATCGCCCTCGCCAAAGCCTGGATTGTCACCGAGGTCGTTATATTGCTTCACGCGCGACAAAAAGCGGCGCTACCGCGCTACCTGAACTGGTACCGGGAAAACCTGCCTGACTGGTTAACCGGGACCATCAACATGGTCTGA